A genomic window from Bacillus rossius redtenbacheri isolate Brsri chromosome 7, Brsri_v3, whole genome shotgun sequence includes:
- the LOC134533673 gene encoding uncharacterized protein LOC134533673, producing MEWSEEDMLGLIEVYRTHPVLWDPSNRDYYKKAKKMDAWRDIAVTVGQLEDECRKKMISLLSSYRREKSKEKNTIGTGKGTSEVYTSRWFAYESLKFLEGRDKPRPTMNTEPVIIEGNHVHQELNVQNEDQEFLSPSAPKRAKGRQQGDGTALLADAVSILQATAGKFNMSPEQSEIKTFCAYLSSKMATFSSATRLGVQHAVYDILMKADRGLFEIPTYNYGQGQLFHSNAPENYSTRMYMQQPASHSSTSSVYLPAQQQQQQQQQQQQPFEPNLSQSSPAGRSPTQMTPHAQVTMLPSASATSIQTNSSHTISPLASMQSPLSHSSQCSDDFNDCV from the exons ATGGAGTGGAGCGAAGAAGATATGTTGGGCTTGATTGAAGTGTATAGAACACATCCTGTGCTTTGGGACCCAAGTAATAGAGACTACTacaaaaaagctaaaaaaatggATGCGTGGAGAGACATAGCTGTTACAGTCGGGCAGTTAGAAGATGAATGCAGGAAAAAAATGATTAGTTTGCTGTCGTCGTACAGAAGGGAGAagtcaaaagaaaaaaacacaataggGACTGGTAAAG GTACTTCCGAAGTGTATACCAGCCGATGGTTCGCCTACGAGTCGTTAAAATTTCTGGAAGGCAGAGATAAGCCACGGCCAACAATGAACACG gAGCCGGTGATCATTGAAGGAAACCACGTCCATCAAGAACTGAATGTGCAAAATGAAGACCAAGAATTTCTTTCTCCAAGTGCACCTAAGCGAGCAAAAGGAAGGCAACAGGGTGATGGAACTGCACTGCTAGCGGATGCTGTTAGCATTCTACAAGCTACTGCTGGAAAATTCAACATGTCTCCTGAACAGAGCGAGATTAAAACATTTTGCGCATATTTATCTTCCAAAATGGCGACATTTTCTTCAGCTACAAGATTGGGGGTTCAGCACGCTGTTTATGACATTTTGATGAAAGCAGATCGAGGTTTGTTTGAAATACCTACATACAACTATGGTCAAGGTCAACTATTTCATTCCAATGCACCTGAAAACTATTCTACTCGCATGTATATGCAACAGCCAGCTTCCCACTCATCAACTTCATCAGTTTATCTTCCtgctcaacaacaacaacaacaacaacaacaacaacaacaacccttTGAGCCAAATCTGTCGCAGTCTTCTCCAGCTGGTCGGTCCCCGACACAAATGACTCCACATGCACAAGTTACTATGCTACCTAGTGCCTCGGCTACAAGTATACAAACAAATTCAAGTCACACCATTTCACCGCTGGCGTCAATGCAAAGTCCTTTATCGCATTCATCTCAGTGTTCTGATGATTTTAATgactgtgtgtaa
- the LOC134533672 gene encoding uncharacterized protein LOC134533672, giving the protein MYDEEDEILLVSSAVVVIAAYHCMQRKHKRRSRRWWCSNLFKDRVSNQMLGVLKAQEISGQYKNFTRMSPTTFEDLLIKIGPKICKKETHLREPITIQDRLAVTLRFLATGDSYSSLQYLFRISKQAIGGIVTEVCSALIEVLKENIKLPKNPAEWMEVVKVFEDLWNLPHCVGAIDGKHVIIQSPMNSGSEFYNYKSQFSIVLFALVDGNYNFLFADVGCQGRISDGGVFNNSKLYDMMTKRTLGLPSPTELPGRQMKVPYFFAADNAFALGENILKPYSGDLEKGSCKRIFNYRLSRARRVVENAFGIASSVFRVLRKPILLEPEKVQLIVTAIIHLHNHLRRHSTNLYTPQELMDYEEGGVLTEGSWRKDENMTSLVPLRSIPRRSSAHFQKIRDELADYCVKEGAISWQKSYA; this is encoded by the exons ATGTACGACGAGGAAGACGAAATTCTTCTCGTTAGCAGTGCTGTGGTTGTAATAGCTGCTTACCATTGTATGCAACGAAAACATAAGCGTCGATCTCGACGATGGTGGTGCTCAAATCTTTTTAAAGATCGTGTATCTAACCAGATGTTAGGAGTCCTGAAAGCTCAGGAAATAAGTGGCCAATACAAAAATTTCACACGAATGAGCCCGACTACTTTTGaagatttattgattaaaattggaCCAAAAATCTGTAAGAAGGAAACACACTTGCGAGAACCGATCACTATTCAAGATCG GTTAGCCGTGACATTGCGGTTTCTAGCGACAGGAGACTCGTACTCAAGTCTGCAATATCTGTTCAGAATTTCAAAGCAGGCTATAGGAGGAATAGTAACAGAAGTCTGCTCAGCGTTAATTGAAGTGTTGAAAGAAAATATCAAG CTCCCCAAAAATCCCGCGGAGTGGATGGAAGTTGTGAAGGTGTTTGAAGATCTTTGGAATCTGCCTCATTGTGTGGGAGCTATCGACGGCAAGCATGTCATTATACAGTCTCCAATGAACTCTGGCAGCGAGTTTTACAACTACAAATCACAATTTAGTATTGTATTGTTTGCTTTGGTAGATGGAAATTACAACTTTTTATTTGCTGATGTGGGATGCCAAGGAAGAATTTCGGATGGGGGAGTTTTTAACAACAGTAAACTGTATGACATGATGACGAAGAGAACTTTGGGGTTGCCATCTCCAACAGAACTTCCTGGACGACAGATGAAAGTGCcgtatttttttgcagctgataATGCTTTCGCCCTTGGAGAAAATATATTGAAACCTTACTCTGGAGATTTAGAGAAGGGTTCttgtaaaagaatatttaattatcgGCTAAGCAGAGCCCGTAGAGTGGTAGAGAATGCCTTCGGAATAGCAAGTTCAGTATTCAGGGTTTTAAGAAAACCAATCCTCCTGGAACCTGAGAAAGTTCAATTAATCGTTACTGCGATTATACATCTGCACAATCATTTAAGACGGCATTCAACAAACCTATACACACCGCAAGAATTAATGGACTACGAGGAAGGTGGTGTCTTGACGGAAGGTTCCTGGAGAAAGGATGAAAATATGACATCCCTGGTTCCATTAAGAAGTATTCCTAGAAGATCCTCTGcccattttcaaaaaataagGGATGAACTAGCAGACTACTGCGTTAAAGAAGGTGCGATATCGTGGCAGAAGTCATATGCTTGA